The sequence ACGGGGTGGGAGTGGGGGGTTATAAGGGGCAGGGGCCACTGCTCCCTGACCGCCCGCCCCTTGAAGCTAGGTGCCACTATCTCCCGTTACGGCACGGAGGCCAGCATGAGCCCTTCCCCCTCCCAGCCCCGGGCCGCCGTTCCCGCCTTCACCGGGCCGGAGATGCTCGCCGCCCGCTTGGCCCCCATGCTGGCCTATTTCTCGCCCCCCTTTGACTCGCCCCGCCATCTCTTCGAGATCAAATGGGACGGCACCCGCTGCCTCCTCTTCCTGGACAACGGCAAAATCCGTCTGCAAAACCGCCGCCTGGAGGACATTACCGGCCGCTATCCGGAGCTGACCGGCCTCGCCGCAGACCTCAAGGCCCGCACTGCCATCCTGGACGGGGAGCTGGTGGTGTTGGAAGACGGGCGGCCCTCCTTTCCCCTGCTGCAGCAGCGGGAGCAGGTGGCCGACCCCCTGAAGATCAGCCTCCTGGCCCGGCGGCTGCCCGCCACCTACGTGGCCTTCGACCTCCTCTTGCTGGATGACCGGCCCCGTTACCTCCTGCCTTTGGAGGAGCGCCGGGCTTTGCTGGAGGGCTGCCTTCAGGAATCCCCCCGGCTGGTGCTTTCCCGGGCCGTGCCGGAACATGGCCGGGCCTTTTTTGCCCAGGCGGTGGCCCAGGGCTTTGAGGGCGCCATGGCCAAGGCCAAGGACAGCCCCTATCTCATCGGCACCCGCTCCCGCTACTGGTTGAAGATCAAACCCCGCCTGACGGAAGAATGCGTCATCATCGGCTATACCATAGGCAAAGGCGGCCGGGGGGAGAGCTTCGGGGCGCTTTTGGCGGCCAGCCCCGAAGGCGGGCGGCTGGTGTACCGGGGCCGGGTGGGGAGCGGTTTTTCCGAGGCCCTGCTTCAGGAGCTGACCGGGCGCCTCAAGGCCCTGGAGGTGGAGGCCCCGCCTCTTCCCGGCGTGCGGGTCAGGGGCGCCCGCTGGGTGAGGCCGGAGCTCCGGGCGCTTATCAGCTACCAGGAGAAGACCGCCGGCGGCCATTTCCGGGCCCCGGTCTTTGTCCGCCTGCTGGATTGAAGAT is a genomic window of Desulfobaccales bacterium containing:
- the ligD gene encoding non-homologous end-joining DNA ligase yields the protein MSPSPSQPRAAVPAFTGPEMLAARLAPMLAYFSPPFDSPRHLFEIKWDGTRCLLFLDNGKIRLQNRRLEDITGRYPELTGLAADLKARTAILDGELVVLEDGRPSFPLLQQREQVADPLKISLLARRLPATYVAFDLLLLDDRPRYLLPLEERRALLEGCLQESPRLVLSRAVPEHGRAFFAQAVAQGFEGAMAKAKDSPYLIGTRSRYWLKIKPRLTEECVIIGYTIGKGGRGESFGALLAASPEGGRLVYRGRVGSGFSEALLQELTGRLKALEVEAPPLPGVRVRGARWVRPELRALISYQEKTAGGHFRAPVFVRLLD